The following are encoded together in the Azospirillum lipoferum 4B genome:
- the dapE gene encoding succinyl-diaminopimelate desuccinylase produces the protein MTIDPIALAQDLIRCPSVTPRDDGALAVLEAALAPMGFTCHRLRFQQEGTEPVENLYARLGTGGPNFCFAGHTDVVPPGDKGWTVDPFAGEVMGGRLFGRGAVDMKGAIAAFVAAVSRRLQDGPPAGSISLLITGDEEGVAINGTRKVLDWMAERGERIDACVVGEPTNPKALGDMIKIGRRGSLTGFLTVFGAQGHVAYPHLADNPLPRLVRMLAAITEHPMDEGTAHFQPSTLALTTIDVDNTATNVIPAQGKATFNIRFNDAHTPAGIEAWLRRTFDSIGGAYELEVYCSGDSFVTPPGPLTELVAEAVEGVTGRRPEYSTTGGTSDARFIKNVCPVVEFGLVGQTMHKVDEYCSVEDLRRLTDIYEAILKGVFTRLAG, from the coding sequence ATGACCATCGACCCCATCGCCCTCGCCCAGGACCTCATCCGCTGCCCCAGCGTCACGCCGCGCGACGATGGTGCGCTGGCCGTGCTGGAGGCGGCGCTGGCGCCGATGGGCTTCACCTGCCACCGCCTGCGCTTCCAGCAGGAGGGAACGGAGCCGGTGGAGAACCTCTATGCCCGGCTCGGCACCGGCGGTCCCAATTTCTGCTTCGCCGGCCACACCGACGTGGTTCCGCCGGGGGACAAGGGCTGGACGGTCGATCCCTTCGCCGGCGAGGTGATGGGCGGACGCCTGTTCGGCCGCGGTGCGGTGGACATGAAGGGCGCCATCGCCGCCTTCGTCGCCGCCGTGTCGCGCCGGCTGCAGGACGGCCCGCCCGCCGGCTCCATCAGCCTGCTGATCACCGGCGACGAGGAAGGGGTGGCGATCAACGGCACCCGCAAGGTGCTGGACTGGATGGCCGAGCGCGGCGAGCGCATCGACGCCTGCGTGGTGGGGGAGCCGACCAACCCCAAGGCTCTCGGCGACATGATCAAGATCGGCCGGCGCGGCAGCCTGACCGGCTTCCTGACCGTGTTCGGCGCGCAAGGCCATGTCGCTTACCCCCATCTGGCCGACAACCCATTGCCGCGGCTGGTTCGCATGCTGGCCGCCATCACCGAACACCCGATGGACGAGGGGACAGCGCATTTCCAGCCCTCCACCCTGGCGCTGACCACCATCGATGTCGACAACACGGCGACAAACGTCATTCCCGCCCAGGGCAAGGCGACCTTCAACATCCGCTTCAACGACGCCCACACCCCGGCCGGCATCGAGGCGTGGCTGCGCCGCACCTTCGATTCCATCGGCGGCGCCTATGAGTTGGAGGTCTACTGCTCCGGCGACAGCTTCGTCACCCCGCCCGGTCCGCTGACCGAGCTGGTGGCCGAGGCGGTGGAGGGGGTGACCGGACGCCGTCCCGAATACTCGACCACCGGCGGCACGTCGGACGCCCGCTTCATCAAGAATGTCTGCCCGGTGGTGGAGTTCGGGCTGGTCGGCCAGACCATGCACAAGGTCGACGAATATTGTTCGGTGGAGGATCTCCGCCGGCTGACGGACATCTACGAGGCCATCCTGAAGGGCGTGTTCACGCGCCTTGCCGGGTGA
- the dapD gene encoding 2,3,4,5-tetrahydropyridine-2,6-dicarboxylate N-succinyltransferase, producing the protein MSHASLQATIDAAWENRADLTTATTGSVRDAVNAALDALDAGDLRVAEKTADGWKVNQWLKKAVLLSFRLNANEMIPGGPGGSSWYDKVPPKFEGWSEGQFQNAGFRALPGAIARKSSYVAPGVILMPSFVNVGAYVDSGTMVDTWVTVGSCAQIGKNVHLSGGVGIGGVLEPLQADPVIIEDNCFIGARSEVVEGVIVEEGAVISMGCYIGASTKIIDRHTGEVFMGRVPAYSVVVPGSLPGKPLPDGTPGPSLYCCVIIKRVDEKTRSKTAINDLLRD; encoded by the coding sequence ATGAGCCACGCCAGCCTGCAGGCCACCATCGACGCCGCCTGGGAAAACCGGGCCGATCTCACCACCGCCACCACCGGTTCCGTCCGCGACGCCGTGAACGCGGCGCTGGACGCGCTGGATGCCGGCGACCTGCGCGTCGCGGAGAAGACCGCCGATGGCTGGAAGGTCAACCAGTGGCTGAAGAAGGCGGTGCTGCTGTCCTTCCGCCTGAACGCCAACGAGATGATCCCCGGCGGCCCCGGCGGCTCCTCCTGGTACGACAAGGTGCCGCCGAAGTTCGAGGGCTGGAGCGAAGGCCAGTTCCAGAACGCCGGCTTCCGCGCCCTGCCCGGCGCCATCGCCCGCAAGTCGTCCTATGTCGCCCCCGGCGTCATCCTGATGCCCAGCTTCGTCAATGTCGGCGCCTATGTCGACAGCGGCACCATGGTCGACACCTGGGTCACCGTCGGCTCCTGCGCCCAGATCGGCAAGAACGTCCACCTGTCGGGCGGCGTCGGCATCGGCGGCGTGCTGGAGCCGCTGCAGGCCGACCCGGTCATCATCGAGGACAACTGCTTCATCGGCGCCCGTTCGGAAGTCGTCGAGGGCGTGATCGTCGAGGAAGGTGCGGTCATCTCCATGGGCTGCTACATCGGTGCCTCGACCAAGATCATCGACCGCCACACCGGCGAGGTCTTCATGGGCCGCGTCCCGGCCTATTCGGTCGTGGTCCCCGGCTCGCTGCCCGGCAAGCCGCTGCCGGACGGCACCCCCGGCCCGAGCCTGTACTGCTGCGTCATCATCAAGCGCGTCGACGAGAAGACCCGCTCGAAGACCGCGATCAACGACCTGCTGCGCGACTGA
- a CDS encoding pyrimidine 5'-nucleotidase, producing MTAPTSPAAPAPAPATKLPSALRDRAVWIFDLDNTLYPASCNLFAQVDLRINEFIAAHFNIGMDEARVRQKQFFRDYGTTLRGLMSEHDVDPVAYMDYVHDIDVTGVQPSAQLADALDRLPGRKIIYTNGSVRHAENVAGRLGIIDRFEAVFDITAAGYVPKPDPRPYATLVERHGVNPADACMVEDIARNLAPAHALGMTTVWVRGEQEYEKAGVGAGVHIDHTVDDLPSWLAGVAGL from the coding sequence ATGACCGCCCCGACCTCTCCCGCCGCACCGGCGCCCGCCCCCGCCACCAAGCTCCCTTCCGCGCTGCGGGACCGCGCGGTGTGGATCTTCGATCTCGACAACACGCTCTACCCGGCGTCCTGCAACCTGTTCGCCCAGGTCGACCTCCGCATCAACGAGTTCATCGCCGCGCATTTCAACATCGGCATGGACGAGGCCAGGGTGCGGCAGAAGCAGTTCTTCCGCGATTACGGCACGACGCTGCGCGGCCTGATGAGCGAGCACGACGTTGATCCGGTGGCCTACATGGACTATGTCCACGACATCGACGTCACCGGCGTCCAGCCCTCCGCCCAGCTCGCCGACGCGCTCGACCGGCTTCCCGGCCGCAAGATCATCTACACCAACGGCTCGGTCCGCCATGCGGAGAACGTCGCCGGCCGGCTCGGCATCATCGACCGGTTCGAGGCGGTGTTCGACATCACCGCGGCCGGCTATGTGCCGAAGCCCGACCCCCGCCCCTATGCCACCCTGGTGGAGCGCCACGGCGTCAACCCCGCCGACGCCTGCATGGTGGAGGACATCGCCCGCAACCTCGCCCCCGCCCACGCGCTGGGCATGACCACAGTCTGGGTCCGCGGCGAGCAGGAGTATGAGAAGGCCGGCGTCGGCGCCGGGGTCCATATCGACCACACCGTGGACGACCTGCCGTCCTGGCTGGCCGGCGTTGCGGGCCTGTAG
- a CDS encoding sensor domain-containing diguanylate cyclase translates to MDLLLTTGTSASPSAATGGQTGPVTLVALYPGPALRLDSALAIAEANAEAEDMMDSDPRWLPDLRGWLTASSVAPGLRSVPVESLRGIMIVEWAGVPLPDGGFLLLGRDDTLERQLRHTLTESRRRYKDLVEVSSDFAWETGPDGTFVFVSHKGALGYPADALIGRDPRSLALEEAEDLPMPFDCRRPVDQTELWLKSADGTPACIVASALPLFGQQGDWIGARGVCRDVTDQVLRSNELARIRNRERLLGHIVHTLRDRLDAAEALAVAATETARALSADGCRIYRAEEGSGEGDRVALSLVAEFGAELPEVGTALLDRIANGEGLVADRLGDIQLIGERTEYRQAVNGALLVWRAGDSEPWDDDDRQLMSGVADHIGIAHAHLAYQERLRRLSERDGLTGLFNRRTFFERLEESISRPDSGPSALLYVDLDNFKAVNDLHGHQQGDTVLKAIGTLLTTGVRPGDLPGRLGGDEFVLWLGRTDEAKARVVAERLLKGMRELAHLSASPEKPLGLSIGIAVHIPGRGETVRELTDRADAAMYDAKKSGKGHYALAPAYRAVPEVSSSDVPAAEPAP, encoded by the coding sequence GTGGACCTTCTTCTGACCACCGGTACCTCCGCCTCTCCCTCCGCCGCCACCGGCGGCCAGACCGGCCCCGTGACGCTTGTCGCGCTTTATCCCGGCCCGGCTCTGCGGCTGGACTCGGCCCTGGCCATCGCCGAAGCCAATGCGGAGGCGGAGGACATGATGGACAGCGATCCGCGCTGGCTGCCCGATCTCCGCGGCTGGCTCACAGCATCCAGCGTGGCGCCGGGCCTGCGCTCGGTGCCGGTGGAGTCGTTGCGCGGAATCATGATCGTCGAATGGGCGGGCGTGCCGCTGCCGGACGGCGGCTTCCTTCTGCTGGGCCGCGACGACACGCTGGAACGGCAGCTGCGCCATACGCTGACCGAATCCCGCCGCCGCTACAAGGATCTGGTGGAGGTCTCCTCCGACTTCGCCTGGGAGACGGGCCCCGACGGCACCTTCGTCTTCGTCAGCCACAAGGGCGCCCTGGGGTATCCGGCCGACGCGCTGATCGGCCGCGACCCGCGCAGCCTCGCGCTGGAGGAGGCGGAAGACCTGCCGATGCCCTTCGACTGCCGCCGCCCGGTCGACCAGACGGAGCTTTGGCTGAAGAGCGCCGACGGCACGCCGGCCTGCATCGTCGCCTCCGCCCTGCCGCTGTTCGGGCAGCAGGGCGACTGGATCGGCGCCCGCGGCGTCTGCCGCGACGTGACGGATCAGGTGCTGCGCTCCAACGAGCTGGCGCGCATCCGGAACCGCGAAAGGCTGCTGGGCCATATCGTCCACACCCTGCGCGACCGCCTGGACGCCGCGGAGGCGCTGGCCGTGGCCGCGACCGAGACGGCGCGGGCGCTCAGCGCCGACGGTTGCCGCATCTACCGGGCGGAAGAGGGGAGTGGGGAGGGCGACCGCGTCGCCCTGTCGCTGGTGGCGGAATTCGGGGCCGAACTGCCCGAGGTGGGCACCGCTCTGCTCGACCGCATTGCCAACGGCGAGGGGCTGGTGGCCGACCGGCTGGGCGACATCCAGCTGATCGGCGAGCGGACGGAATACCGGCAGGCGGTGAACGGCGCCTTGCTGGTCTGGCGCGCCGGAGATTCCGAACCCTGGGACGACGACGACCGGCAGCTGATGTCGGGCGTGGCCGACCATATCGGCATCGCGCATGCCCATCTCGCCTATCAGGAGCGGCTGCGTCGCCTGTCGGAACGCGACGGGCTGACCGGGCTGTTCAACCGCCGCACCTTCTTCGAACGGCTGGAGGAATCGATCTCGCGGCCGGACAGCGGCCCGTCGGCCCTGCTCTATGTCGACCTCGACAACTTCAAGGCGGTCAACGACCTGCACGGTCACCAGCAGGGCGACACGGTCCTGAAGGCCATCGGCACGCTGCTGACCACCGGGGTGCGGCCGGGCGACCTGCCGGGCCGGCTGGGCGGCGACGAGTTCGTCCTGTGGCTGGGCCGCACCGACGAGGCGAAGGCCCGCGTCGTCGCCGAACGGCTGCTGAAGGGCATGCGCGAACTGGCCCACCTGTCGGCCAGCCCTGAGAAGCCGCTGGGCCTGTCGATCGGCATCGCCGTCCACATTCCCGGCCGCGGCGAGACGGTGCGGGAGTTGACCGACCGTGCCGATGCCGCCATGTACGACGCCAAGAAGAGCGGCAAGGGCCATTATGCCCTGGCCCCCGCCTATCGGGCGGTCCCCGAGGTGTCTTCTTCCGATGTTCCCGCCGCGGAGCCCGCACCGTGA
- a CDS encoding DUF2336 domain-containing protein: MTPPAAQRPEALDPADYESAKRMVQSQDPAIRRKVAEHPKTRPELLYFLAADAAAEVRRAIATNAGTPRQADLLLAKDREVMVRQAVAQKIARLLPELSADQAIQIERLTVECLETLARDQATEVRGILAEALKDLPNAPHGVINRLARDVELSVCGPVLQHSPILTEEDLTDIIMKGPVRGAMTAIASRQNVTASVADAIARSDDEAAVTALLGNPSAQIREETLDRILDQAPQHEPWHSPLVRRPRLPARAVARLASFVADNLLKVLQDRDDLDPAAARNLVEAVRQRVGQAGAGAAPGLPLGPVDFGEEAVGGAAAGPEKPVERPSDKAARLNKEGKLTEKLIEGSMVEGDRAFVMAALAELSQIELAVVDRIVATHAPRAVTALVWRAGLTMRFARQVQLRLAQIPPKTALNARDGTHYPMTDEEMRWQLEFFGVEAKA, encoded by the coding sequence GTGACCCCGCCTGCCGCACAGCGTCCCGAAGCGCTCGACCCTGCCGACTACGAGTCCGCCAAGCGGATGGTGCAGAGCCAGGATCCGGCGATCCGCCGGAAGGTGGCCGAACATCCCAAGACCCGGCCGGAGCTGCTGTATTTCCTCGCCGCCGACGCCGCGGCGGAGGTGCGGCGCGCCATCGCGACAAACGCCGGGACCCCGCGTCAGGCCGATTTGCTGCTGGCCAAGGACCGCGAGGTCATGGTGCGTCAGGCGGTGGCGCAGAAGATCGCCCGCCTGCTGCCCGAACTGTCGGCCGATCAGGCGATCCAGATCGAGCGGCTGACCGTGGAGTGTCTGGAGACGCTGGCCCGCGATCAGGCGACGGAGGTGCGCGGCATCCTGGCCGAGGCGCTGAAGGACCTGCCCAACGCCCCGCACGGCGTGATCAACCGGCTGGCCCGCGACGTGGAGCTGTCGGTCTGCGGCCCGGTGCTGCAGCATTCACCGATCCTCACCGAAGAGGATCTGACCGACATCATCATGAAGGGGCCGGTGCGGGGCGCGATGACCGCCATCGCCAGCCGGCAGAACGTTACGGCGTCGGTCGCCGACGCCATCGCCCGGTCGGACGACGAGGCGGCGGTGACGGCGCTGCTCGGCAACCCGTCGGCCCAGATCCGGGAGGAGACGCTCGACCGCATCCTCGATCAGGCGCCGCAGCACGAGCCCTGGCATTCGCCGCTGGTCCGCCGTCCACGCCTGCCGGCGCGCGCGGTGGCGCGGCTGGCCAGCTTCGTCGCCGACAATCTGCTGAAGGTTCTGCAGGACCGGGACGATCTTGACCCTGCCGCCGCGCGCAATCTGGTGGAGGCGGTGCGCCAGCGGGTGGGGCAGGCCGGTGCCGGCGCCGCGCCCGGCCTGCCGCTCGGGCCGGTCGATTTCGGTGAGGAGGCGGTCGGCGGTGCCGCCGCCGGACCGGAAAAGCCGGTGGAACGCCCCAGCGACAAGGCGGCACGCCTGAACAAGGAAGGCAAGCTGACCGAGAAGCTGATCGAAGGATCGATGGTGGAGGGCGACCGCGCCTTCGTCATGGCGGCGCTGGCGGAGTTGTCGCAGATCGAGTTGGCGGTGGTCGACCGCATCGTCGCCACCCATGCGCCGCGCGCCGTCACCGCCCTGGTGTGGCGTGCCGGGCTGACCATGCGCTTCGCCCGGCAGGTGCAGTTGCGGCTCGCCCAGATTCCGCCAAAAACGGCGCTTAATGCTCGCGACGGCACGCACTATCCGATGACCGATGAAGAGATGCGCTGGCAGCTCGAATTCTTCGGCGTCGAGGCGAAGGCGTGA
- a CDS encoding pentapeptide repeat-containing protein — protein sequence MSSAQGFGSNSPRTKLTQSQLNAILLRHQAFRKSQPGGVRANLKMRDLSHLDLSGIDLSDADLSGAKLFSARLTGANLANANLYAADLRLANLEKADLRRADLRGACLRGAVLSEATLVEVDLRDGTLLHYDSSGEMLSHQYEDSVLTSELTAATIRGADLSRAKVANAFVMQTDMTDAILRGTKFMRANLTGSNLTGCDLTDADLTEANLSGARLSGAVMTGCAINRTNFSGATLIGAILDAAQLRSPNIQAAVLAKTLENPDDDLRDILVEHLSWIDSGGKSGKRADLSALDLSGRKLDGINLSAAILQCIALRGARLTGAAMAIADLSLADMRKADLSNADLRGVNFERATLTGANLTGVQLGPVHIQTMSGHIWRANLQRARLGMALLCKADLRKANLAGANLAGADLTGADLSEADLTGADLTGAVLDGAKLDQAIVEEAIGLER from the coding sequence ATGTCGTCCGCCCAGGGCTTCGGTTCCAACAGCCCGCGAACCAAGCTGACCCAGAGCCAGCTCAACGCGATCCTGTTGCGGCACCAGGCTTTCCGCAAGAGCCAGCCGGGCGGTGTGCGCGCCAACCTGAAGATGCGCGACCTGTCGCATCTCGATCTTTCAGGCATCGACCTGTCGGATGCCGACCTGTCGGGCGCCAAGCTGTTCAGCGCCCGGCTAACCGGCGCCAACCTTGCCAACGCCAACCTCTATGCGGCCGACCTGCGGCTGGCCAACCTGGAAAAGGCCGACCTGCGCCGGGCCGACCTGCGCGGCGCCTGCCTGCGCGGTGCGGTGCTGAGCGAGGCCACGCTGGTCGAGGTCGATCTGCGCGATGGAACCCTGCTGCATTACGATTCCAGCGGCGAGATGCTCTCCCACCAGTATGAGGACAGCGTCCTGACATCGGAGTTGACGGCGGCGACCATCCGCGGCGCCGACCTGTCGCGGGCGAAGGTCGCCAACGCCTTCGTCATGCAGACCGACATGACCGACGCCATCCTGCGCGGCACGAAGTTCATGCGCGCCAACCTGACCGGCTCCAACCTGACCGGCTGCGACCTGACCGACGCCGACCTGACGGAGGCGAACCTCTCGGGCGCCCGGCTGTCGGGAGCGGTGATGACCGGCTGCGCCATCAACCGCACCAATTTCAGCGGCGCCACGCTGATCGGCGCCATCCTGGACGCGGCCCAGCTGCGTTCCCCCAACATCCAGGCGGCGGTTCTGGCGAAGACGCTGGAGAATCCGGACGACGACCTGCGCGACATCCTGGTGGAGCATCTGTCCTGGATCGACAGCGGCGGCAAGTCCGGCAAGCGCGCCGACCTGTCCGCGCTCGACCTGTCGGGGCGGAAGCTGGACGGCATCAACCTGTCCGCGGCCATCCTGCAATGCATCGCGCTGCGCGGCGCCAGGTTGACAGGCGCGGCAATGGCGATAGCCGACCTGTCTCTGGCCGACATGCGAAAGGCCGATCTGTCGAACGCCGATCTGCGCGGCGTGAATTTCGAGCGGGCCACCCTGACCGGCGCCAACCTGACCGGCGTCCAGCTCGGCCCCGTCCATATCCAGACCATGAGCGGCCACATCTGGCGCGCCAACCTGCAGCGGGCCCGGTTGGGCATGGCGCTGCTCTGCAAGGCCGATCTGCGCAAAGCCAATCTCGCCGGCGCCAATCTGGCGGGTGCCGACCTGACCGGGGCCGATCTGAGCGAAGCCGACCTGACCGGGGCCGACCTGACCGGCGCGGTCCTGGACGGGGCCAAGCTGGACCAGGCGATCGTCGAGGAGGCGATCGGGCTGGAGCGCTGA